From one Sphaeramia orbicularis chromosome 9, fSphaOr1.1, whole genome shotgun sequence genomic stretch:
- the zcchc8 gene encoding zinc finger CCHC domain-containing protein 8, translating to MAEVDFGDSELFQQLDDSTPPVPTHIRFTDDEEDKEETRLLRSRLEECDDYIQRLIDENKALRRKLSILTRPSGITVEDVSNDGPLLQILYTNNSISKQCRQEIEDCICSVILRHQKPDSQQKKSSFHLKAQNSAFALDEDPQRTNTASVKTTTEAFKVVGSVLYFTAFSVDKLGQPLLNENPQMTEGWEVPTYQQVFNQVIGTDGQEIEMKDKRPKSMCFNCGSATHQLRDCPKPKDMAAINERRKEFTQNSNQAIQSNQRYHAEEVEERFAKYKPGIMSEELLAALGVDGTTLPPLIYRMRQLGYPPGWLKEAEMENSGLTLYDGNVPNDGSDDNSAQKVSYDVSKLIDFPGFNVPAPYKMKDEFMQYGSVPMQSSHMKQNYAAYLSNNFNTSGATCNKRQHESDSSPQQRKKMKGSPDRSSDMDIESDPGTPYPTHSAGDFCFQTPLPPGSPCFSSPPPLPQGTPPATPTPPPLPKGTPPPTPTNGSPAVRKQILVDETMEGTEDDLTLEELEEQQRQLWAALENADTTTNSDCETPAMGTPVPSSPSVSTPAHVDTETEDVEEVMETPVPTESKSPTSENESKPGVQEECPSSGPVKSQEESPQSPGPIKTEEDRPQSPEPVKVEEDSPQSPDPDARSAGDGVCLGEKIAAVPHRRNFAAGIVPFEDTPEYTEVAEATGTYLRIRDLLKSSPRNLAKKKTEFT from the exons ATGGCAGAGGTGGACTTCGGTGACAGCGAGCTGTTTCAACAGTTAGATGACTCCACACCCCCAGTCCCAACACATATTCGTTTCacggatgatgaggaagataaggAAGAGACGAGATTGCTCCGGAGCAGGCTTGAAGAATGTGACGACTACATCCAGAGACTCATCGATGAGA ATAAGGCGTTGAGAAGAAAACTGAGTATCCTGACGCGACCAAG CGGCATTACGGTTGAAGATGTCAGCAACGACGGGCCCCTTCTGCAAATTCTTTACACAAACAATAGTATCTCGAA GCAGTGTCGTCAAGAAATCGAAGATTGTATCTGCAGTGTGATTCTAAGACACCAGAAACCAGACAGTCAACAGAAAAAATCCTCTTTCCATCTAAAAGCTCAG AATTCAGCCTTTGCTTTGGATGAAGATCCACAGAGGACAAATACGGCCAGTGTAAAAACGACAACAGAAGCCTTTAAA GTGGTTGGAAGTGTATTGTACTTCACTGCTTTCAGTGTTGATAAACTTGGACAGCCTTTGCTGAATGAAAACCCACAAATGACAGAGGGATGGGAGGTTCCAAC GTATCAGCAGGTCTTCAACCAAGTTATTGGCACAGATGGACAAGAAATAGAAATGAAAGACAAAAG ACCCAAATCGATGTGTTTCAACTGTGGCTCTGCCACTCATCAACTGAGAGACTGTCCTAAG CCTAAAGATATGGCTGCAATTAATGAGAGAAGGAAGGAGTTTACACAGAACAGCAATCAAGCTATTCAGAGCAACCAGCGGTACCATGCAGAGGAAGTGGAGGAGCGGTTTGCAAAATACAAGCCTGGAATCATGAG TGAAGAACTGTTAGCAGCTCTAGGAGTTGATGGCACCACCCTTCCTCCTTTGATTTATCGAATGAGGCAGCTAGGATACCCACCAGGTTGGCTCAAAGAGGCAGAGATGGAAAACTCAGGCTTAACACTATATGATGGAAATG TTCCAAATGATGGAAGTGATGACAACAGTGCACAAAAAGTGTCTTATGATGTTTCCAAACTGATAGATTTCCCAGGCTTTAACGTACCTGCTCCATACAAAATGAAAGAT GAGTTTATGCAGTATGGTTCTGTTCCGATGCAGAGCAGCCACATGAAACAAAACTATGCAGCCTACCTTTCTAACAACTTTAACACG TCTGGTGCTACCTGCAACAAGAGACAGCATGAATCAGACTCATCTCCACAGCAAAGGAAGAAGATGAAGGGCAGCCCAGATAGGAGTTCGGATATGGATATTGAGTCAG ACCCAGGAACGCCGTATCCCACTCACAGTGCTGGAGACTTCTGTTTCCAGACTCCACTGCCCCCTGGCTCTCCGTGCTTCAGTTCACCTCCACCTTTACCTCAGGGCACCCCCCCTGCTACTCCCACTCCCCCACCTCTCCCTAAAGGTACACCACCTCCCACACCCACCAACGGCTCTCCAGCTGTGAGGAAGCAAATACTGGTTGATGAGACAATGGAGGGAACAGAGGATGACTTGACTCTGGAGGAGCTAGAGGAGCAGCAGCGGCAGCTCTGGGCAGCTCTGGAGAATGCAGACACAACCACTAACAGTGACTGTGAGACACCAGCAATGGGGACACCTGTCCCCAGTTCACCCAGTGTGTCCACACCTGCTCATGTTGATACAGAAACAGAAGATGTTGAAGAAGTGATGGAGACACCTGTACCTACAGAATCTAAATCCCCTACAAGTGAAAATGAGAGTAAACCAGGGGTTCAAGAGGAGTGTCCTAGTTCTGGACCAGTAAAGTCTCAGGAGGAAAGCCCTCAGAGCCCTGGTCCAATCAAAACTGAGGAAGACCGCCCTCAGAGCCCAGAACCAGTTAAAGTGGAGGAAGACAGTCCTCAAAGTCCTGATCCAGATGCCAGAAGTGCTGGAGACGGTGTTTGTCTGGGTGAGAAGATAGCAGCAGTCCCTCATCGGAGAAATTTCGCTGCAGGCATTGTTCCATTTGAAGACACACCAGAGTACACTGAAGTTGCTGAAGCCACAGGTACATACCTGAGGATCAGAGACTTACTAAAAAGCTCACCTCGGAATTTAgccaagaaaaaaacagaatttactTGA
- the LOC115425504 gene encoding uncharacterized protein LOC115425504 encodes MSTVHLTLPQWDGGSRKIRFIYLVNLRSFRLTECPDKGSVVPLYLGADVFSNTDIRTENHPRYHAKFAKKGLATKIHFSSVFRFHGLRVPTTNNSLWFYSVQGLFRIAFEMYSKQEQLAVLENFQDVWKSQINAGPLEMSYSLSVQLDHTASSCVCDTVPRSETSQPQHYTDGQALVDESGSDLGDSSVDHNYCSFPKQCLQTQHGQIVLSAARQKLHKLDNKLCSGTQIQPEQLQTIMLFLENIDRFIHGNLEDKDVTDIVLALLQAKDWGSVYSSPLLNCIGRWLGQQFHAANTSISQKVEGFKLHHIERISDLPPAEELATELFPEAMQTLLLHWMGLSDESTLDKRRSEYPILLLILEFANHNLITGVAHVLYSSLICK; translated from the exons atgTCGACTGTCCACTTAACGTTACCGCAGTGGGACGGAGGCTCACGAAAAATCCGCTTCATTTATCTGGTGAATCTTAGATCGTTCCGGCTAACAGAGTGTCCCGACAAG GGTTCAGTAGTTCCTCTTTACTTAGGAGCGGATGTCTTTTCCAACACCGACATCCGTACAGAAAATCATCCAAGATACCATGCCAAGTTTGCCAAGAAAGGACTtgctacaaaaatacatttctccTCAG TTTTCAGGTTTCATGGCTTAAGGGTACCAACCACAAACAACAGCCTCTGGTTCTACAGTGTTCAAGGGCTTTTTCGAATAGCCTTTGAAATGTACAGTAAGCAAGAGCAACTTGCTGTGCTTGAAAACTTTCAG GATGTTTGGAAGTCACAGATAAATGCTGGCCCTTTGGAAATGAGCTACAGCCTCAGTGTGCAGCTTGACCATACAGCATCCAGCTGTGTATGTGATACAGTACCTAGGAGTGAAACATCACAGCCTCAGCATTACACAGATGGACAGGCTCTAGTGGATGAATCTGGGAGTGACCTAGGTGATTCTTCAGTAGATCACAATTATTGTTCTTTTCCCAAGCAATGCCTACAAACTCAGCACGGCCAAATAGTTTTATCTGCAGCCCGACAAAAACTACATAAATTGGACAATAAACTCTGCTCTGGGACTCAAATCCAACCAGAGCAACTACAGACAATCATGTTGTTTTTAGAGAACATCGATCGGTTCATTCATGGCAACCTTGAAGATAAGGATGTGACAGACATAGTGTTGGCACTACTTCAGGCCAAAGACTGGGGTTCTGTGTATTCCAGCCCTTTGCTTAATTGTATTGGGCGCTGGCTTGGCCAACAGTTTCATGCAGCCAACACCAGCATCAGCCAGAAAGTGGAAGGTTTTAAACTTCACCACATTGAGCGAATCAGTGACTTGCCACCAGCTGAGGAACTGGCCACAGAACTTTTCCCAGAAGCCATGCAGACGCTGTTGCTTCACTGGATGGGCCTAAGTGATGAATCCACACTGGACAAGAGACGCAGCGAATACCCGATCCTGCTTCTTATCCTTGAGTTTGCTAACCACAACCTGATCACTGGTGTGGCTCATGTGCTTTACTCCAGTCTGATATGTAAATGA